A stretch of the Marinobacter sp. JH2 genome encodes the following:
- a CDS encoding thioredoxin domain-containing protein yields MGEAKRRKQTGAPAPRNQGNKKPAYIAIAAVVVVAVIAAVYFMTTPPAPTSSNLPVAAENADEFPAIFDQYGTSVGAEDAPVVVREFADYQCPACARFSEASQRLKQEYVESGKVRFVYFDLPLRQHANAMPAAQAARCAGDQGEYWAMHDELYGSQSSWSGSNDPVSTFTRYANDLGLEERRFRRCMTTELHKEAVEQSLQIAMQLRVASTPTVLVDNIQLTRPGWGQLSAVVERELNK; encoded by the coding sequence ATGGGTGAAGCAAAGCGACGCAAACAAACAGGCGCCCCTGCGCCGCGTAACCAAGGCAACAAAAAACCGGCCTATATCGCAATAGCCGCGGTGGTCGTAGTCGCCGTGATTGCTGCAGTCTACTTCATGACAACGCCTCCGGCGCCTACCTCCAGCAATCTGCCGGTAGCCGCTGAGAACGCAGATGAGTTTCCGGCTATTTTTGATCAATACGGCACTTCAGTCGGCGCAGAAGATGCCCCGGTGGTGGTGCGCGAGTTCGCTGACTACCAGTGCCCGGCCTGCGCCCGCTTCTCAGAAGCCAGCCAGCGTCTGAAACAAGAATACGTTGAATCCGGCAAAGTACGTTTCGTTTACTTTGACCTGCCGCTGCGTCAACACGCCAACGCTATGCCTGCCGCCCAAGCGGCACGTTGTGCCGGTGACCAGGGCGAATACTGGGCCATGCACGACGAACTCTACGGCTCGCAATCCTCCTGGAGTGGCTCAAACGATCCGGTCTCGACCTTTACCCGCTACGCAAACGATCTTGGTCTTGAAGAACGCCGCTTCCGCCGCTGCATGACCACCGAGCTGCACAAAGAAGCCGTCGAGCAAAGTCTGCAAATTGCCATGCAACTGCGCGTAGCCAGCACGCCAACGGTTCTAGTCGATAACATTCAGCTGACCCGTCCCGGCTGGGGCCAGTTATCCGCAGTCGTCGAGCGCGAACTAAATAAATAA
- a CDS encoding rhodanese-related sulfurtransferase, with protein sequence MSNNVVVCALYKFAVVNDYKDLRDPLLNLMLEKDVHGTLLLAREGINGTIAGSREGIDAVKAWIGSDDRFDGIDYKESFVEFQPFKRTKVKLKKEIVTMGVEGIDPKRVVGTYVDPKEWNDLISDPEVLLVDTRNQYEVEIGTFQNALNPATDTFREFPDYVKQNLDPAKHKKVAMFCTGGIRCEKSTAYLKEQGFDEVYHLKGGILKYLEEVPQEQSLWKGECFVFDDRVTVNHNLERGDYDQCHACRRPITEDDKLRPEYEQGVSCHQCIESLTEEQKARFKEREHQMRLAEQRGEAHVGGEAARIIAERKARKQAERERQAQKSLAGERSRKSASS encoded by the coding sequence ATGAGCAACAACGTAGTTGTCTGCGCACTCTATAAGTTCGCAGTCGTAAATGATTACAAAGACCTACGCGACCCACTGCTAAACCTGATGCTGGAAAAAGACGTGCACGGCACACTGCTGTTGGCCCGTGAAGGTATCAACGGCACCATCGCCGGCAGCCGTGAAGGCATCGACGCCGTCAAAGCCTGGATTGGCAGCGACGACCGATTCGACGGCATCGATTACAAAGAATCCTTCGTAGAATTTCAGCCCTTCAAACGCACCAAGGTTAAACTTAAGAAAGAAATTGTCACCATGGGTGTAGAAGGCATCGACCCCAAACGAGTGGTGGGCACCTACGTTGATCCCAAAGAATGGAACGACCTGATTTCCGATCCTGAAGTCCTGTTGGTTGATACTCGCAACCAGTACGAAGTCGAGATCGGCACCTTCCAGAACGCGCTGAACCCCGCCACAGACACCTTCCGGGAGTTTCCGGACTACGTGAAACAAAATCTGGACCCGGCCAAACACAAAAAAGTCGCCATGTTCTGCACCGGCGGCATCCGTTGTGAAAAATCCACCGCCTACCTCAAAGAGCAAGGGTTCGACGAGGTTTACCACCTCAAAGGCGGCATCCTGAAGTACCTGGAAGAGGTGCCTCAAGAGCAAAGTCTGTGGAAAGGTGAATGTTTCGTATTTGATGATCGGGTCACAGTTAATCACAATCTTGAGCGCGGAGATTATGACCAGTGCCACGCTTGCCGTCGCCCAATCACCGAAGACGACAAGCTGCGCCCGGAGTATGAACAAGGCGTGAGCTGCCATCAGTGCATTGAGTCATTAACTGAAGAACAGAAAGCCCGTTTCAAAGAGCGCGAACACCAAATGCGCTTGGCCGAACAGCGTGGTGAAGCCCACGTAGGCGGCGAAGCGGCCCGCATTATTGCCGAGCGGAAAGCGCGCAAACAGGCCGAGCGTGAGCGACAGGCGCAGAAAAGTCTGGCAGGCGAGCGCTCTCGTAAGTCGGCGTCATCGTAA